The following proteins are encoded in a genomic region of Liolophura sinensis isolate JHLJ2023 chromosome 7, CUHK_Ljap_v2, whole genome shotgun sequence:
- the LOC135470884 gene encoding serine/threonine-protein phosphatase 6 regulatory ankyrin repeat subunit B-like: MGESNTEESLLKAIRCNDIKMVINLILQKGYQPHLWSLTPDPVNLAVQGGQSDILRVLLEHGFNPTCPYPGDLPWQRSPIHLASCSRDMECLRILLEAGVGVDDRDGEQRTPLHWASACGHLTMAKFLIEAGSSVNVIQSDGFSPLHVATCLGYDQLCKLLIDNGANINIEDKDGWTALHSAVCYGHHCIVTYLLQGGALVDQATIHMERAVHIAASCGHIGIVQELLNFGADINCRNINGYTAFHLTVFHNKYEVAKCLASANADVNTVSDDGSSPFFMAVMRAQEDFLTLILSIGVDLRNHKWLRSRIFPAVLKANQRLCQWLINFSSNPQTLKHLCGLAVRKIMGQNFLPRIHLFEIPDILKEYTALPLI, translated from the coding sequence ATGGGAGAATCAAATACAGAAGAATCTTTGCTCAAGGCCATTCGATGTAATGATATAAAGATGGTAATAAACTTAATATTGCAAAAGGGTTATCAACCACATCTTTGGTCTTTGACTCCTGACCCTGTGAATTTAGCTGTGCAGGGAGGTCAATCGGACATTCTGAGGGTTCTCCTTGAGCATGGATTCAACCCAACATGTCCTTACCCTGGTGATCTTCCCTGGCAACGGTCTCCCATACACCTCGCCTCCTGTAGCAGAGATATGGAATGTCTGAGGATTCTCCTTGAGGCTGGGGTTGGCGTGGATGACCGTGACGGGGAGCAGAGAACACCCCTCCACTGGGCATCAGCTTGTGGGCACTTGACAATGGCCAAGTTTCTAATAGAGGCAGGAAGCAGTGTCAATGTAATACAAAGTGATGGATTCTCTCCATTACATGTAGCCACCTGTCTAGGGTATGACCAGCTGTGTAAGTTACTCATAGACAATGGGGCAAACATCAACATCGAAGATAAAGATGGATGGACCGCTCTGCACTCAGCCGTGTGCTATGGCCACCACTGTATCGTAACCTATCTTCTACAAGGTGGGGCTTTAGTTGACCAGGCTACCATTCACATGGAAAGAGCTGTTCACATTGCTGCGAGCTGCGGGCATATCGGCATTGTACAAGAATTACTTAACTTTGGAGCTGACATTAACTGTCGAAATATCAACGGATATACAGCTTTCCACCTGACAGTGTTTCATAATAAATATGAAGTGGCAAAATGCCTGGCAAGTGCTAATGCTGATGTTAACACAGTTTCAGATGATGGTAGCTCTCCTTTCTTCATGGCTGTGATGAGAGCCCAAGAAGACTTTCTTACACTGATATTATCTATTGGCGTGGACCTGAGGAATCACAAGTGGCTCAGAAGCAGAATTTTCCCTGCTGTTCTGAAGGCAAATCAACGTTTGTGCCAGTGGCTGATCAACTTCTCAAGCAATCCCCAAACATTGAAACACCTCTGTGGACTTGCTGTTCGCAAAATAATGGGTCAGAATTTTCTGCCTAGAATTCACTTGTTTGAAATACCAGACATTCTCAAAGAATATACAGCTCTTCCATTAATATAA
- the LOC135470885 gene encoding uridylate-specific endoribonuclease B-like, with amino-acid sequence MAGVWFIWRSRSIHRCNISYVHHVRSFTFYRFDPDSELSEILTRLWELDTNKCTPGEDYKIDLQGYVTSTRSVGRDWARHTLFEWVDDCVFERPTYKTFRALLDNYESELGKAEEVTPGEWQENWDFLDAIMETDVMKEAHSYLVEKGVAPADLESFKELLDDMWFRLIRRTKGDRDFDSSSFEHVFVGESRGHQVVGLHNWIQFYLQEKLGAIDYHGYFQRETLRDDEVPRLIALQFTWKEEDDPERGKPMSSMFLGTSPEFEIAAYTLCRLLDKSPKCDVQLGEYETQVVVYRLGQGIGTAYIGGARV; translated from the exons atggctggt GTCTGGTTTATCTGGAGAAGCAGATCAATACATAGATGTAATATATCCTATGTGCATCATGTCAGATCTTTTACGTTCTATAGGTTTGACCCTGACTCAGAATTGTCTGAGATTCTGACCAGGCTTTGGGAACTGGACACCAACAAATGTACACCTGGAGAAGACTATAAGATAGACCTTCAAG gTTATGTTACAAGCACCCGTTCAGTGGGCAGAGATTGGGCCCGACATACTCTGTTTGAGTGGGTTGATGACTGTGTGTTTGAGAGACCAACATATAAAA CTTTCAGAGCTCTTTTGGACAACTATGAAAGTGAGCTGGGGAAGGCAGAGGAAGTGACGCCAGGTGAGTGGCAGGAGAACTGGGACTTCCTTGATGCAATCATGGAGACAGATGTGATGAAAGAGGCCCATAGTTACCTGGTTGAGAAAGGTGTTGCACCTGCTGACTTGGAGTCCTTCAAAGAGCTTCTTGATGATATGTGGTTCAGATTGATTAGGAGGACCAAAGGGGAcag GGATTTTGATTCTAGCAGCTTTGAGCATGTATTTGTGGGTGAAAGCCGCGGTCACCAAGTTGTTGGCCTTCACAACTGGATCCAGTTTTACCTCCAGGAGAAATTGGGTGCAATAGATTACCATGGTTACTTTCAAAGAGAAACG CTGCGTGATGATGAGGTACCAAGGTTGATAGCTCTTCAGTTTACCTGGAAGGAGGAAGATGACCCCGAGAGGGGTAAGCCCATGAGCAGCATGTTCCTGGGGACTAGCCCTGAGTTTGAGATTGCTGCATACACTTTGTGTCGACTTCTGGACAAGTCGCCAAAGTGTGACGTTCAGTTGGGAGAGTACGAGACTCAGGTTGTAGTCTACAGACTGGGTCAGGGCATTGGAACAGCATATATTGGAGGGGCAAGAGTATGA
- the LOC135470526 gene encoding RING finger and CHY zinc finger domain-containing protein 1-like isoform X2 — MSSSESSTDKDECETDVTAEKKLGCSHYQRKCSLIANCCKKVYICRVCHDEAENHQMNRHEVQEIKCLLCEKQQQVSGTCIECGTQFARYFCRICNLFDDIDKAQFHCDDCGICRVGGRQNYFHCSKCDVCLHNELRNAHKCIEKVSHNNCPVCLEDLHTSRIAAHIPPCGHLLHRHCFREMLKTGNYACPLCAESMVDMKGAWDGLDEEIKNTPMPEEYRNYYVIALCRDCHQESRVVFHVLGLKCQHCGSYNTCRTGEFVDHSGDTKPMPSTPTGSASGQD; from the exons ATGAGTAGTAGTGAGAGCTCTACAGACAAGGATGAATGTGAAACAGATGTGACAGCTGAAAAGAAACTGGGTTGTTCACACTACCAGAGAAAATGTTCTCTCATT gctaactGTTGTAAGAAGGTTTACATCTGCCGGGTATGTCATGATGAGGCAGAGAACCATCAGATGAACAGACACGAAGTACAGGAGATCAAATGTTTGTTGTGTGAAAAACAGCAGCAG GTATCTGGAACATGTATAGAGTGTGGTACACAATTTGCTCGTTACTTCTGCCGgatatgtaatttatttgatgatATTGATAAAGCACAGTTCCATTGTGATGACTGTGGTATATGTAG AGTTGGTGGAAGACAGAATTATTTCCACTGTTCGAAGTGTGATGTGTGCCTACACAATGAACTTAGAAACGCTCATAAG TGCATAGAGAAAGTCTCTCATAACAACTGCCCAGTGTGTCTGGAGGATCTTCATACCTCTAGGATAGCTGCCCATATTCCTCCCTGTGGACATCTCCTGCATAG ACACTGTTTTAGAGAGATGTTAAAAACCGG AAATTATGCTTGCCCTCTGTGTGCGGAGTCCATGGTTGACATGAAGGGAGCCTGGGATGGACTGGATGAAGAGATTAAAAACACCCCCATGCCAGAAGAGTACAGAAACTACTATGTTATTGCACTTTGCAGAGACTGCCACCAG gAGAGTCGGGTGGTATTTCATGTATTGGGGTTGAAGTGTCAACACTGCGGGTCATATAACACATGCCGTACAGGAGAATTTGTTGACCATTCAGGAGACACTAAGCCAATGCCCAGTACACCGACTGGATCTGCTTCAGGCCAgg ATTAG
- the LOC135470526 gene encoding RING finger and CHY zinc finger domain-containing protein 1-like isoform X1, translating into MSSSESSTDKDECETDVTAEKKLGCSHYQRKCSLIANCCKKVYICRVCHDEAENHQMNRHEVQEIKCLLCEKQQQVSGTCIECGTQFARYFCRICNLFDDIDKAQFHCDDCGICRVGGRQNYFHCSKCDVCLHNELRNAHKCIEKVSHNNCPVCLEDLHTSRIAAHIPPCGHLLHRHCFREMLKTGNYACPLCAESMVDMKGAWDGLDEEIKNTPMPEEYRNYYVIALCRDCHQESRVVFHVLGLKCQHCGSYNTCRTGEFVDHSGDTKPMPSTPTGSASGQGMLHVCHNYEVDLHNFHPELSEIKVCNATKHDLPVINMCINRFVKNKRRRRIWTSLTFS; encoded by the exons ATGAGTAGTAGTGAGAGCTCTACAGACAAGGATGAATGTGAAACAGATGTGACAGCTGAAAAGAAACTGGGTTGTTCACACTACCAGAGAAAATGTTCTCTCATT gctaactGTTGTAAGAAGGTTTACATCTGCCGGGTATGTCATGATGAGGCAGAGAACCATCAGATGAACAGACACGAAGTACAGGAGATCAAATGTTTGTTGTGTGAAAAACAGCAGCAG GTATCTGGAACATGTATAGAGTGTGGTACACAATTTGCTCGTTACTTCTGCCGgatatgtaatttatttgatgatATTGATAAAGCACAGTTCCATTGTGATGACTGTGGTATATGTAG AGTTGGTGGAAGACAGAATTATTTCCACTGTTCGAAGTGTGATGTGTGCCTACACAATGAACTTAGAAACGCTCATAAG TGCATAGAGAAAGTCTCTCATAACAACTGCCCAGTGTGTCTGGAGGATCTTCATACCTCTAGGATAGCTGCCCATATTCCTCCCTGTGGACATCTCCTGCATAG ACACTGTTTTAGAGAGATGTTAAAAACCGG AAATTATGCTTGCCCTCTGTGTGCGGAGTCCATGGTTGACATGAAGGGAGCCTGGGATGGACTGGATGAAGAGATTAAAAACACCCCCATGCCAGAAGAGTACAGAAACTACTATGTTATTGCACTTTGCAGAGACTGCCACCAG gAGAGTCGGGTGGTATTTCATGTATTGGGGTTGAAGTGTCAACACTGCGGGTCATATAACACATGCCGTACAGGAGAATTTGTTGACCATTCAGGAGACACTAAGCCAATGCCCAGTACACCGACTGGATCTGCTTCAGGCCAgggtatgttacatgtatgtcacaattATGAAGTAGACCTTCACAATTTTCACCCAGAACTATCTGAAATCAAAGTTTGTAATGCCACAAAACATGATTTGCCTGTTataaacatgtgtataaataGATTTGTCAAGAACAAAAGAAGGAGAAGGATATGGACTTCTCTGACTTTTTCTTAA
- the LOC135471781 gene encoding recQ-mediated genome instability protein 2-like has protein sequence MAKAGIPSRKLFISDLSCYAPYIDLTSHSLVDEWHPQTSRLPRLLKYVWLQGTVVQIDNADTFLLDDGTGAALVTGCCKLPKLFTKPEIDGYFLVIGKLMAIKNVPVVKVFKLQDLRGKEMLKKIWPLEVMDMRLHEAQEVTSKPDRKQKVKV, from the exons ATGGCCAAGGCAGGCATACCATCCAGAAAATTGTTCATATCTGATCTCTCTTGTTACGCACCATACATTGACCTCACCAGCCATTCGTTGGTCGATGAATGGCATCCACAGACTTCCAGGTTACCCAGACTTCTGAAGTATGTATGGCTGCAGGGAACTGTTGTACAG attgACAATGCAGATACATTTTTACTTGATGATGGCACTGGTGCAGCACTTGTAACAGGATGCTGCAAACTTCCCAAACTCTTCACAAAGCCAGAAATAG ATGGATACTTTTTGGTGATTGGAAAGCTCATGGCCATAAAGAATGTACCAGTTGTAAAAGTCTTCAAATTGCAAGACCTGAGAGGAAAGGAAATGCTTAAAAAGATTTGGCCTCTGGAAGTTATGGATATGAGACTCCATGAGGCACAGGAAGTAACTAGTAAGCCTGATAGAAAACAGAAAGTAAAGGTTTGA